From a region of the Paenibacillus lutimineralis genome:
- a CDS encoding amidase domain-containing protein, producing the protein MKKWTAVMLLSCIILMMYGPHNSAEAATITAENEIKQILNNLFTNKSDYLADRDNKLADFYDNKHLLSRRAYKMEVDRKLYLHSWAKKRNMKIVNSQSKIRVTRVRIGENVAVVSLGHSQKISYSYNNHPSSAQWFGLGTWHAITLKKIGDHWIVWKEWYLDPLEENPSLIPSGVPVDSPDREVAQDGKKYRRKAAVAYADKYAGLAWGAGNNGKYNRKYKSYNNHGGDCTNFVSQALGDPEEGGGLPMRGPWRYHYPNGGSRTWVQTDALKNFILYSGYGRVITTDFFPELMKQTDAQPYGAIGKLKEGDLIAHVLKNDVDHFSIVTGFDDHGYPLVNSHTADRFRAPFDLGWDKTTKYILIQIRD; encoded by the coding sequence ATGAAAAAATGGACTGCTGTGATGCTGCTCTCCTGCATTATTTTGATGATGTATGGTCCACATAACTCAGCAGAGGCAGCAACCATTACTGCCGAGAATGAAATAAAGCAAATACTAAATAATCTTTTTACGAATAAATCTGATTATTTAGCGGATCGAGACAATAAATTAGCGGATTTCTATGACAATAAGCATTTGTTAAGCCGTAGAGCTTATAAGATGGAAGTTGACCGCAAGCTCTACCTGCATTCTTGGGCCAAGAAAAGAAACATGAAGATCGTCAATTCCCAATCCAAAATTCGCGTGACCAGGGTCAGGATCGGAGAAAATGTAGCTGTTGTTTCTCTCGGCCATTCACAGAAAATATCCTACAGCTATAATAATCATCCTTCTTCTGCTCAGTGGTTCGGACTGGGAACTTGGCATGCTATCACGTTAAAGAAGATAGGCGATCACTGGATTGTATGGAAGGAATGGTATCTAGATCCTTTGGAGGAAAACCCGAGTCTGATTCCCTCCGGCGTTCCCGTCGATTCCCCTGACCGAGAAGTTGCCCAAGATGGCAAAAAATATAGGCGAAAGGCTGCCGTTGCTTATGCGGATAAATACGCCGGTCTGGCCTGGGGCGCAGGCAACAATGGAAAGTACAATCGAAAATACAAAAGTTACAATAATCACGGTGGAGACTGTACTAACTTTGTTTCCCAAGCGCTTGGTGATCCAGAAGAAGGCGGTGGATTACCGATGCGAGGGCCATGGAGATACCATTATCCAAATGGCGGAAGCAGGACATGGGTTCAAACGGATGCTCTCAAAAATTTTATTCTCTACTCAGGTTATGGTCGCGTTATTACAACGGATTTCTTTCCAGAATTGATGAAACAAACGGATGCGCAACCTTATGGTGCTATAGGTAAACTTAAGGAGGGGGATTTAATCGCACATGTCTTAAAAAATGATGTCGATCATTTCTCAATTGTGACAGGATTCGATGATCATGGCTACCCTCTGGTCAATTCTCACACGGCAGATCGCTTCAGAGCTCCGTTCGATCTGGGCTGGGACAAGACAACTAAATATATTCTCATCCAAATTCGTGATTAA